Proteins from one Staphylococcus sp. IVB6214 genomic window:
- a CDS encoding SAUGI family uracil-DNA glycosylase inhibitor, with protein MTLEQQLKHYIINLFNLPKVEKWECESIEEVADNILPDQYVRLGPLTNKILHTYIYYSDTLHERHIYPFILYYQKQLIAIGYIDENHDMDFLYLHNTIMPLLDQRYLLTGGQ; from the coding sequence ATGACACTAGAACAACAACTCAAGCACTATATAATCAACTTATTTAATCTACCAAAGGTCGAAAAATGGGAATGTGAATCTATCGAGGAAGTGGCAGATAATATCCTTCCTGACCAATATGTAAGACTTGGCCCACTTACCAATAAAATCCTTCATACGTATATTTACTACTCTGATACACTTCACGAAAGACATATATACCCCTTTATCCTCTACTATCAGAAACAGCTCATAGCCATTGGTTATATTGATGAAAACCACGATATGGATTTCTTATACCTACACAACACTATCATGCCCCTTTTGGATCAACGATACTTACTAACAGGAGGACAATAA